A window from Candidatus Bathyarchaeota archaeon encodes these proteins:
- a CDS encoding cation:proton antiporter, translating into MALFSIITDVLIVLAAALLIGEIFQRLRFPSVVGELLSGIIIGPSLLCLVGPSDPLQAITYIALFFIIFHIGFEMRTNNMLGTMRFSSLFSVTSFLVPLGLMVLASLLFFPFSPSENFILALSIAVPSLSIVSVLICQYKLLKTTTGQIILASVTMSDVLAFVILAGILKPLESTLTVILEILIFAIVYFTVDRILNLKAEAFRRILLRSSRFFKRDDFAFAFLIIVALLVSAMFESMGLSFILGAFFAGLIVHEGLIGEKSYKHISKTLSTMNNIFFIPLFFGFAGVEVVLGSIDYPYYIGLAVLIALGLGVGVTLTYHASRRIERLHSVLDVAPKQLAGILGGRGAIGIVVATVAFSEGAIGEIGFSLVILATLIMSLLIPFLVGRTVKIEPPSEPISTNSCELPEKSTSPPLESDNSA; encoded by the coding sequence ATGGCGCTGTTTAGTATTATAACCGACGTCTTGATTGTGTTGGCGGCCGCGCTTCTCATCGGAGAAATCTTTCAACGGCTTCGTTTCCCCTCTGTTGTCGGCGAACTTTTAAGTGGCATCATAATTGGACCCTCCCTCCTGTGTTTAGTTGGCCCAAGCGATCCTTTGCAAGCAATCACCTACATCGCTTTGTTCTTCATCATTTTCCACATAGGCTTCGAAATGCGAACCAACAATATGCTGGGTACTATGCGGTTTTCGTCATTGTTTTCAGTTACCAGTTTCTTGGTGCCGCTTGGCTTGATGGTTCTAGCTTCGCTGCTATTCTTCCCCTTTAGTCCTTCAGAGAACTTTATCCTTGCTCTCTCTATCGCAGTGCCCTCTTTGTCTATAGTTTCAGTTCTAATCTGCCAATACAAGCTGCTTAAAACTACCACGGGGCAAATCATACTTGCATCCGTAACCATGTCCGATGTTTTAGCCTTCGTCATACTTGCAGGGATTTTGAAACCTCTCGAAAGCACTCTTACCGTGATTTTGGAGATACTCATCTTCGCAATCGTCTACTTCACCGTAGACCGCATCCTAAACCTCAAAGCCGAAGCATTCCGAAGAATCCTCCTTAGATCCTCCCGATTCTTCAAACGTGATGACTTCGCATTCGCTTTCCTAATTATTGTCGCTTTGCTGGTTTCAGCTATGTTTGAAAGCATGGGGCTGAGTTTTATTCTGGGCGCTTTCTTTGCAGGTCTAATTGTTCATGAAGGTTTAATCGGCGAAAAATCCTATAAACACATTTCCAAGACGCTTTCAACCATGAATAACATCTTCTTTATTCCTCTGTTCTTTGGGTTCGCAGGCGTTGAAGTGGTTCTGGGCAGCATCGATTACCCCTACTACATAGGGTTAGCAGTGCTAATCGCGCTGGGTCTAGGTGTAGGTGTTACCTTGACTTACCATGCTTCACGCCGAATCGAACGATTACATTCCGTGTTGGATGTGGCGCCAAAGCAGTTAGCTGGAATATTGGGTGGTCGCGGCGCCATAGGCATTGTTGTTGCGACGGTTGCTTTTAGTGAAGGCGCCATTGGCGAGATAGGCTTCTCGCTGGTGATTTTGGCGACATTGATTATGTCTTTGTTGATTCCATTTTTGGTGGGTCGAACAGTCAAAATCGAACCCCCGAGTGAACCCATCAGTACCAATAGCTGCGAACTTCCCGAAAAATCAACCTCGCCTCCGCTTGAATCCGACAATTCTGCTTAA
- the rbcL gene encoding type III ribulose-bisphosphate carboxylase: MKYLDFIDLTYRPKETDLICTFLVEPEGISLEEAAGGVAAESSVGTWTELTTEKPYVKALAAHVFSMQGNTIKIAYPIELFEASNMPNILSSVAGNVFGLKALKNLRLLDIEFPKALLDSFKGPAFGIAGIRSLLVVPKRPLVGTIIKPKLGLNTRDHAQVAYEAWRGGCDVVKDDENLSSQRFNPFDERLVQTLEARDKAQSETGERKVYMINVTAETEVMLKRAQSVLDHGGEYIMIDILTCGWSALQTLRDQNFKLVFHAHRAGHAAFTKSQVHGIAMKPIATVARILGVDQLHVGTVVGKMSETKPEVVDNINACKSELGILKSVLPVASGGLYPRLVPALLDIFGNDVVLQAGGGIHGHPNGTAAGAKAMRQAVDATLKGLSLEEYAQTHSELSVALQKWRA, encoded by the coding sequence TTGAAGTACCTAGACTTTATCGATTTAACTTATCGCCCTAAAGAAACTGATTTGATTTGCACTTTTCTGGTTGAACCTGAAGGCATAAGCTTAGAGGAAGCGGCAGGCGGGGTCGCGGCGGAAAGCTCCGTGGGCACCTGGACCGAGCTCACCACCGAGAAACCCTACGTTAAAGCCTTAGCCGCCCACGTGTTCAGCATGCAGGGCAACACCATCAAAATCGCTTACCCCATCGAGCTCTTCGAAGCCTCCAACATGCCCAACATCCTAAGCAGCGTCGCAGGCAACGTCTTTGGACTCAAAGCACTCAAAAACCTCCGCTTACTCGACATCGAATTCCCCAAAGCCCTCCTTGACAGCTTTAAAGGACCCGCCTTTGGAATAGCTGGCATCCGCAGTCTTCTTGTTGTGCCTAAGCGTCCCCTTGTTGGCACTATCATTAAACCTAAATTGGGTCTAAACACCCGTGACCACGCCCAAGTTGCCTATGAGGCTTGGCGTGGCGGCTGCGACGTAGTAAAAGACGACGAGAACCTCAGTAGCCAACGTTTCAACCCCTTCGACGAGCGGCTTGTGCAGACCTTGGAAGCAAGGGATAAGGCTCAGTCTGAGACGGGTGAACGTAAAGTTTACATGATAAACGTCACTGCCGAAACCGAAGTGATGCTTAAACGTGCCCAAAGCGTGCTTGATCACGGCGGCGAATACATTATGATTGATATTTTAACCTGCGGTTGGTCCGCCCTTCAAACCCTGCGTGACCAAAACTTCAAACTTGTTTTCCACGCACACCGCGCAGGTCACGCCGCATTCACTAAGAGCCAAGTGCACGGCATTGCGATGAAACCCATTGCCACCGTCGCCCGCATATTAGGCGTTGACCAACTCCATGTGGGTACCGTGGTGGGTAAGATGTCTGAAACTAAACCTGAAGTAGTCGACAACATCAATGCTTGCAAGTCTGAATTGGGCATTTTGAAGTCGGTGTTGCCCGTTGCCAGCGGCGGCCTGTATCCTCGTCTGGTGCCCGCTTTGCTGGACATATTCGGCAATGATGTGGTGCTGCAGGCAGGCGGCGGCATTCATGGTCACCCTAACGGCACCGCAGCTGGCGCAAAAGCGATGCGGCAAGCAGTCGACGCAACCCTGAAGGGTCTATCGCTTGAGGAATACGCGCAAACCCACAGCGAACTCTCGGTGGCACTCCAAAAATGGCGGGCTTAA
- a CDS encoding AMP phosphorylase: protein MEFIVELLNITTGGNRIAVLGEHSANLLGVHSSDRIKIRYGNKEMIAITNIAEHFPENRIGLFEETEAALQVKDDEVVDVQLASLPESLFNIRAKLHGQRLREQDIDAIVKDVVERHLSTVEIAAFLTALSIHGISSSENEALSRAMISTGKSLDFGAGPILDKHSVGGIPGDKTSMLVVPIVAAAGFTIPKTSSRAITSPAGTADRVETLCPVNLSIEEIKKVVKKTNGCLVWGGSLELAPADDLFIQVEYPLGIDPMLLPSILSKKKAIGATHVVIDIPTGMGAKIKTRTEAYTLASDFVDLGKRLGLTIQCALTFGDQPLGCGMGPVLEAQEALATLGGGGPPDLREKAVSLAGMLFELVGVENGRGMAEDMIDSGKAERKMREIIEAQGGDPTVKADDLPIGAYKAAVHSDRAGKVLWLSTDDLVRVAREAGTPKEKGAGVRLHVKLGDTVHKDGVLFEIYADRSSKLSSALELAKQLSPIVLSKKPEEKMVLDQFPERTTHEKAFIIDR from the coding sequence TTGGAGTTTATAGTTGAACTCTTAAACATCACTACAGGCGGAAACCGAATTGCGGTGCTGGGTGAACACAGCGCCAACCTGCTGGGCGTGCATAGTTCAGACAGAATAAAAATCCGATATGGCAACAAAGAAATGATAGCCATCACTAACATCGCGGAGCATTTCCCCGAAAACCGCATTGGACTCTTCGAGGAAACCGAAGCAGCCCTCCAAGTAAAAGACGACGAAGTAGTCGACGTACAGTTAGCGTCGTTGCCTGAGTCACTCTTTAACATCCGAGCTAAACTCCATGGCCAACGTCTCCGCGAACAGGACATAGACGCCATTGTCAAAGACGTTGTTGAGCGGCATCTTAGCACGGTAGAAATCGCGGCTTTTCTCACCGCATTAAGCATTCATGGAATTAGTTCAAGCGAAAATGAAGCCCTCTCACGCGCCATGATTTCCACGGGTAAATCGCTTGATTTCGGCGCAGGCCCCATTCTGGATAAGCACAGCGTCGGCGGAATCCCGGGCGATAAAACCAGCATGCTAGTTGTGCCCATCGTCGCGGCGGCAGGCTTCACTATCCCCAAAACTTCGTCGCGAGCCATCACGTCTCCTGCTGGAACCGCTGACCGTGTTGAAACGCTTTGCCCCGTTAACCTCTCGATTGAAGAAATCAAGAAGGTCGTGAAGAAGACTAATGGGTGTTTGGTGTGGGGCGGCTCCTTAGAGTTGGCGCCCGCTGATGACCTCTTCATCCAAGTCGAGTACCCACTCGGCATTGACCCGATGTTGTTGCCTTCTATTTTAAGCAAAAAGAAAGCCATCGGAGCAACTCACGTCGTCATCGATATCCCCACGGGCATGGGCGCAAAAATCAAAACCCGCACCGAAGCCTACACCTTAGCCTCAGACTTCGTGGATTTAGGCAAACGCTTAGGGTTAACCATACAGTGTGCATTGACTTTTGGTGACCAACCGTTAGGTTGTGGTATGGGTCCTGTTTTGGAGGCACAAGAAGCCTTAGCCACCCTTGGCGGCGGTGGACCCCCCGATTTGAGGGAAAAAGCAGTGAGTTTAGCTGGGATGCTGTTTGAACTGGTCGGCGTGGAAAATGGACGCGGCATGGCAGAGGACATGATTGACAGCGGAAAAGCAGAACGAAAGATGCGTGAAATCATTGAGGCACAGGGTGGTGACCCAACGGTTAAAGCTGACGATTTGCCCATAGGTGCCTACAAGGCGGCGGTGCATTCGGACCGTGCGGGGAAGGTTCTGTGGCTTAGCACGGATGATTTGGTGCGGGTTGCCCGTGAAGCAGGTACACCCAAAGAGAAAGGTGCAGGCGTCCGTTTGCATGTTAAATTGGGTGATACGGTGCATAAGGATGGGGTGTTGTTTGAGATTTATGCGGATCGCAGCAGCAAGCTGTCCTCGGCGTTAGAACTCGCCAAACAGCTTTCGCCCATTGTGCTGAGCAAGAAGCCTGAAGAGAAAATGGTGCTTGACCAGTTTCCCGAGAGAACCACGCATGAGAAAGCCTTCATAATTGACCGATAA
- a CDS encoding DUF5518 domain-containing protein: MGSVWLGAFIGFLVTIVLAFLLPGLGQLLGAFIGGIVAGLVARGVSRGLLAGFLAGIFGGILIAIVGFIGLTIFGGLTSGLEGALFGGLAGLAVGLMAILLALFTGIISAVGGLIGGAITRG; the protein is encoded by the coding sequence TTGGGCAGTGTCTGGTTAGGTGCATTCATCGGGTTCTTGGTAACGATAGTTTTGGCTTTTCTTTTACCGGGGTTAGGTCAACTGCTAGGAGCTTTTATCGGCGGAATCGTGGCGGGGCTTGTAGCTCGAGGTGTCAGCAGAGGCTTACTTGCTGGTTTCTTAGCCGGCATATTCGGCGGCATCCTAATTGCAATCGTGGGCTTCATCGGCTTAACCATATTTGGCGGCTTAACCTCTGGGCTGGAAGGCGCACTCTTCGGCGGTTTAGCAGGATTAGCAGTCGGATTGATGGCCATATTGCTCGCGCTCTTCACAGGCATCATATCTGCAGTCGGCGGCTTAATCGGCGGCGCCATAACCCGAGGATAA
- a CDS encoding DUF5518 domain-containing protein, with protein MGSIGLGTLVGFIVTVVLSIIYPGLGFLLGALIGGFVAGLIARGMIAGSIAGGLSGIASAIILGILSFLHVIVVETVRYGVLGFIFGGLAGIVLGILVLVLVTILSAIGGFVGGLVTR; from the coding sequence TTGGGTAGCATTGGACTTGGCACTCTGGTAGGCTTCATTGTAACAGTTGTCCTTAGCATAATCTATCCCGGTTTAGGCTTTCTTTTGGGCGCCCTCATCGGCGGGTTTGTTGCTGGATTAATCGCCCGAGGCATGATTGCAGGCTCCATCGCGGGCGGTCTTTCAGGAATTGCCAGCGCCATAATCCTAGGCATCCTAAGCTTTCTACATGTTATTGTCGTTGAAACGGTACGCTACGGCGTGTTGGGTTTCATATTCGGCGGCTTAGCAGGCATAGTGCTGGGCATACTGGTGCTTGTGCTGGTGACGATTCTTTCAGCTATCGGCGGATTCGTAGGCGGCTTAGTCACCCGATAA
- a CDS encoding TIGR00266 family protein: MKFEVKYKPSYALLVADLDQGETLTAESGSMTYMTPNIEVHTRKREKSLWGSLGLSIIGGQSFWVNDYTATNGAGQAGFVAAPVGDIQQLSLTPGRGYVIQKSAYIASTQGIDLDVKWEGFTKGLFGQGLFMIKATGNGQMFINTFGAIDTHTLQAGETLTVDNFHLVGFSESCSYRVTKFGGLKETLLGGEGLVTQITGPGEIFIQTKNLQEFTDWLWTLLEPKVRNTRAR, translated from the coding sequence ATGAAATTTGAAGTAAAGTACAAACCTTCATACGCTCTTTTAGTCGCCGACTTAGACCAAGGCGAAACCCTGACCGCAGAATCAGGCTCCATGACCTACATGACCCCCAACATCGAAGTACATACTCGTAAACGTGAAAAAAGCCTCTGGGGCAGCCTAGGGCTAAGCATCATCGGCGGTCAATCATTTTGGGTTAACGATTACACTGCCACCAACGGTGCAGGGCAAGCAGGGTTCGTTGCGGCACCCGTCGGAGACATCCAACAGCTCTCCTTAACACCCGGACGCGGATACGTCATCCAAAAATCCGCCTACATCGCCTCCACGCAAGGCATCGACCTTGACGTTAAATGGGAAGGCTTCACCAAAGGACTCTTCGGACAAGGTCTCTTCATGATAAAAGCCACAGGTAACGGTCAAATGTTCATCAACACCTTCGGAGCCATCGACACCCACACCCTCCAAGCCGGAGAAACCCTGACCGTCGACAACTTCCACCTCGTGGGCTTTAGCGAATCCTGCAGTTACAGAGTCACCAAATTCGGAGGCTTAAAAGAAACCCTGCTCGGCGGCGAAGGTCTCGTTACCCAAATCACGGGTCCCGGAGAAATCTTTATACAAACCAAGAACCTCCAAGAATTCACCGATTGGCTCTGGACATTGCTGGAACCTAAAGTTCGCAATACCCGCGCACGGTAG
- a CDS encoding NERD domain-containing protein gives MRKIKASNSYLKNQVRKNFAKAALSLLILLAVFALLIYRIVTSLHVGLLEIAGFVFLLAPLVTSYYYLRRYHIYSGGLQGERNVADHLTRSLNDDYYLINDLYLQGGGGDIDHVVLGPTGVFVLETKNWSGNITCNRDSWQRSGKQIPSSPSQQVRRNAAKIRHIIDSSPDLHGLGVWVEGVVVFTNKHAMLHLYNPAVPIVMLPQLSRHISTHLSPRQLSRQELEALAKEVVKQKR, from the coding sequence ATGCGAAAAATAAAAGCCTCCAACAGCTACCTAAAAAACCAAGTCCGAAAAAACTTCGCCAAAGCAGCGCTCAGCCTCCTCATCTTATTAGCAGTTTTTGCTCTTCTGATTTATCGCATCGTAACATCTTTACACGTTGGGCTTTTGGAGATAGCGGGTTTTGTTTTCTTGCTGGCTCCGCTGGTAACCTCATACTATTACCTGCGCAGATACCACATCTACAGTGGCGGCTTGCAGGGGGAAAGAAACGTCGCAGACCATCTAACACGCAGCCTAAACGACGACTACTATCTTATAAACGACTTGTATTTGCAGGGAGGCGGCGGCGACATTGACCACGTCGTTTTAGGTCCCACGGGAGTGTTTGTCTTGGAGACCAAAAACTGGAGCGGCAACATCACCTGCAACAGAGACTCTTGGCAACGCAGCGGCAAACAGATTCCCTCTTCGCCCAGCCAGCAAGTGAGACGTAACGCCGCAAAAATCCGCCACATAATTGACAGCTCACCGGACCTGCACGGTTTAGGCGTCTGGGTTGAAGGCGTCGTGGTTTTCACAAACAAACATGCTATGCTGCACTTATACAATCCCGCCGTGCCAATTGTTATGCTTCCTCAACTATCACGTCACATCTCGACGCATTTAAGTCCGCGGCAACTTTCTCGCCAAGAACTTGAGGCCTTAGCTAAAGAGGTTGTGAAGCAAAAGCGCTGA
- the gltA gene encoding NADPH-dependent glutamate synthase, with amino-acid sequence MAKQEPTVRAKNFSEVALGYTEAEAQEEATRCLQCPNPMCRSGCPVEVPIPQFIKAIKEKKYAEGIQIIKSKNALPAVCGRVCPQEVQCQAKCVIGRMGDPVSIGRLERFLADWERDNGATLPPKAPPTGKKVAVIGAGPAGLTVAADLVKLGHSVTMFEALHVGGGVLSYGIPEFRLPKAIVQNEVEYVQKLGVDLRVGNLIGRIHTIPELMKQGGYDAVFIGSGAGLPTFTGSPGENLGGIYSANEFLIRVNLMKAFQFPEYDTPIRIGKHVVVIGGGNVAMDCARCSMRLGAEVILLYRRGREELPARHEEIENAEEEGLQCKFLSAPVEFYGDSKGWVKAMKCIAMALTEPDAKGRRGVKAVPGSEFTMDVDTVIIAIGQTPNPIIQGTTDGLQSDPRHGTITVDENGKTSLEGVYAGGDVATGAATVISAMGAGKRAAKAMHEYLMNKK; translated from the coding sequence ATGGCAAAGCAAGAACCCACAGTTCGCGCTAAAAACTTCAGCGAAGTCGCCCTAGGCTACACGGAAGCGGAAGCCCAAGAAGAAGCCACCCGCTGCCTACAATGCCCCAATCCCATGTGCCGAAGCGGCTGCCCCGTAGAAGTCCCCATACCCCAATTCATCAAAGCCATCAAAGAAAAGAAATACGCTGAAGGCATCCAAATCATCAAATCCAAAAACGCCCTACCCGCAGTCTGTGGACGTGTCTGTCCTCAAGAAGTGCAGTGCCAAGCGAAATGTGTCATTGGCAGAATGGGTGACCCGGTCAGCATCGGACGCCTCGAGCGGTTCTTGGCGGATTGGGAACGCGACAACGGCGCAACGCTACCGCCTAAAGCGCCTCCGACAGGCAAAAAAGTGGCTGTCATAGGCGCGGGACCCGCAGGCTTAACCGTTGCAGCTGACCTCGTTAAACTTGGACACTCAGTCACGATGTTTGAAGCCCTTCACGTTGGCGGCGGAGTGTTATCTTATGGTATCCCCGAATTCCGGCTCCCGAAAGCGATTGTGCAGAACGAAGTTGAATACGTCCAGAAACTCGGCGTCGACCTTCGCGTCGGCAACCTCATTGGCAGAATCCACACCATACCTGAACTAATGAAACAAGGCGGCTACGATGCAGTCTTCATCGGCAGCGGCGCAGGTCTACCAACATTTACTGGTTCCCCCGGCGAGAACCTCGGCGGCATCTACAGCGCCAACGAGTTCCTTATCCGCGTTAACCTAATGAAGGCATTCCAGTTCCCCGAATATGACACCCCCATCCGCATCGGCAAACACGTTGTGGTCATCGGCGGCGGCAACGTCGCTATGGACTGCGCACGGTGTAGCATGCGTTTAGGCGCTGAAGTCATCCTGCTCTACCGCCGCGGACGCGAAGAACTCCCTGCACGTCACGAAGAAATCGAGAACGCTGAAGAAGAAGGCTTACAATGCAAATTCCTTTCAGCCCCAGTTGAATTCTACGGCGACAGCAAAGGCTGGGTGAAAGCCATGAAATGCATTGCTATGGCACTCACCGAACCTGACGCAAAAGGACGAAGAGGCGTCAAAGCCGTCCCAGGCTCAGAATTCACCATGGACGTCGACACCGTCATCATCGCTATTGGACAAACCCCCAACCCCATCATCCAAGGTACCACCGACGGCTTACAAAGCGACCCCCGACACGGCACCATCACCGTGGACGAGAACGGTAAAACCAGCTTAGAGGGTGTCTATGCAGGCGGCGACGTAGCCACAGGAGCAGCCACTGTCATTAGCGCCATGGGTGCAGGTAAACGTGCAGCCAAAGCCATGCATGAATACCTCATGAACAAGAAATAA
- a CDS encoding sulfide/dihydroorotate dehydrogenase-like FAD/NAD-binding protein, with protein MYSKCGGERVTYKIVNKTELVPKIKLFEVDAPEIAAKSHPGQFLIVIHRKTGERVPLTICGYNPEKGTVSFAFHEVGKTTKDLGQLEQGQEIDNVTGPLGNPSEIKKYGRVLCVGGSVMIAPLLLQSKAMKEAGNHVTTVLGARTQAFIMLEDEAKKYSDEVIISTDDGSAGYKGLDFLKELLAKEKFDRCVVMGPVILMKDVSAITKPFGIPTIVTTTPIMIDGMGMCGVCRVTVGGKMLFGCVDGPEFDGHQVDFDELILRQRTMLPEERLSSVLAEVHHMHGGCKCGRNKA; from the coding sequence ATGTACAGTAAATGTGGAGGCGAAAGAGTAACGTACAAAATAGTTAACAAAACCGAGTTGGTCCCCAAAATTAAGCTCTTCGAAGTGGATGCCCCCGAAATCGCAGCTAAATCTCATCCGGGACAATTCCTCATCGTTATCCATCGAAAAACAGGCGAACGCGTACCCCTAACCATCTGCGGATACAACCCCGAGAAAGGCACGGTGTCATTTGCTTTCCATGAAGTCGGCAAAACCACAAAAGACCTCGGCCAACTTGAACAAGGCCAAGAAATCGACAACGTCACTGGACCGCTGGGCAATCCATCTGAAATCAAAAAGTATGGACGTGTGCTCTGCGTCGGCGGCAGCGTCATGATTGCGCCCCTGCTGTTACAGTCAAAAGCCATGAAAGAAGCCGGCAACCACGTCACCACAGTTTTGGGCGCTCGAACCCAAGCCTTCATCATGCTGGAAGACGAGGCGAAAAAGTACAGCGACGAAGTCATAATATCCACCGACGACGGTTCCGCAGGCTACAAGGGACTTGATTTTCTAAAGGAACTGCTGGCTAAGGAAAAGTTTGACCGTTGTGTCGTTATGGGACCCGTTATCTTGATGAAGGATGTTAGTGCAATCACTAAGCCTTTTGGTATCCCCACCATCGTAACCACCACACCCATCATGATTGATGGCATGGGCATGTGCGGTGTCTGCCGCGTCACGGTCGGCGGCAAGATGCTCTTTGGCTGTGTGGATGGTCCCGAGTTTGATGGTCACCAAGTTGATTTTGACGAGTTGATTCTGCGTCAACGCACGATGCTTCCCGAGGAGCGGCTAAGCAGCGTGTTAGCAGAAGTTCATCATATGCATGGAGGATGTAAGTGTGGCAGAAACAAAGCCTAA
- a CDS encoding hydrogenase iron-sulfur subunit, with the protein MSEKCVAAVEINQDLCSRCYICKSICPYEAIKADADGKVEINNQDCQVCGICYSACPASAIKMQYYTYDNLTDYLKKAQEKAKDVQTLVLMCRGNSPNNGEVSDILKEQGLKVGNYIALRLPCAGRVPTDFIFEALSLGIKNIVSVQCEDPFCRYKEGTKINTRRLVLARNVLEQLGYDADAVRVVKFSRKALYDVLECVGCDKCIFICPYGALEFESFATPKVFKEKCVGCGACQLVCPHHAIQVKGFEFENVLKRYQNSAMQLKANGKGPAVLAFVCQWSEFSALDNPNKSFEGKNVLSLEVPCFKSLDPVHVVNALECGFDGVVAVVCSSKDCKLTEGRDTAERNLGVILDVLKKKGLLERFQLFEESPRCEGDFNAKLDGFYQKISALPPAKCTVNVEAKE; encoded by the coding sequence ATGAGCGAAAAATGTGTCGCTGCAGTAGAAATCAACCAAGACCTATGCAGCCGATGTTATATCTGCAAATCCATCTGCCCCTACGAAGCCATAAAAGCTGACGCAGACGGAAAAGTAGAAATCAACAACCAGGATTGTCAGGTCTGCGGTATCTGCTACAGTGCTTGTCCGGCTTCAGCCATAAAAATGCAATACTACACCTACGACAACTTGACCGATTACCTCAAAAAAGCCCAAGAAAAAGCCAAAGACGTCCAGACGCTTGTGCTAATGTGCCGCGGCAACTCCCCCAACAATGGCGAAGTCAGCGACATCCTCAAAGAACAAGGCCTAAAAGTCGGCAACTACATCGCCCTACGACTACCCTGCGCCGGACGTGTTCCAACTGACTTCATCTTTGAAGCCCTCAGCTTAGGCATCAAAAACATCGTCTCCGTCCAATGCGAAGATCCGTTTTGCCGCTACAAAGAAGGCACAAAAATCAACACACGCAGACTAGTTTTAGCTCGTAATGTGCTCGAACAGTTAGGCTACGACGCAGACGCCGTACGCGTAGTCAAATTCAGCCGCAAAGCCCTCTACGACGTGCTCGAATGCGTCGGCTGCGACAAATGCATATTCATCTGTCCCTACGGCGCATTAGAATTCGAATCCTTCGCAACCCCCAAAGTCTTCAAAGAGAAATGTGTAGGCTGCGGCGCATGCCAACTGGTTTGCCCCCACCACGCAATCCAAGTGAAAGGTTTTGAATTTGAAAATGTACTCAAACGTTACCAGAACTCTGCGATGCAACTCAAAGCCAACGGCAAAGGCCCCGCGGTTTTGGCTTTTGTGTGCCAATGGTCCGAGTTCTCAGCGTTAGACAACCCCAACAAATCCTTTGAAGGCAAAAACGTGTTATCCCTTGAGGTTCCCTGCTTCAAATCCCTCGATCCCGTGCATGTCGTGAACGCGTTGGAATGCGGATTTGACGGCGTAGTGGCGGTGGTTTGCTCCTCTAAGGACTGCAAGCTAACGGAAGGCCGCGACACTGCAGAACGCAACTTAGGCGTAATCCTTGATGTCCTCAAAAAGAAGGGGCTGCTTGAGCGGTTCCAACTGTTTGAGGAGTCCCCCCGATGCGAAGGCGACTTCAACGCTAAACTTGACGGGTTCTACCAGAAAATCTCAGCTTTACCCCCTGCAAAATGTACAGTAAATGTGGAGGCGAAAGAGTAA
- the trxB gene encoding thioredoxin-disulfide reductase, with the protein MDTWDVIIIGGGAAGCAAGIYAVRSGLKALILEEKLPGGAISDSPKVENYPGFPEISGYDLSEKMVTHAKKLGAVFHELEAVTSMDFQGEVKTVTTTTAAYQTKAVIIAQGSHYRELGAKGEKEFRGRGVSYCGVCDGPFFKGKHVVVVGGGNSACITSLYLSGLAAQVTVVHRREAFRAEESLVKDLLSKPNVKVLWNTEIQEIKGEKVVKAVTLLDNKTQQTSELETNAVFVQVGEAPNSKVAAAAGVATDEHGYIKIDLRQQTNLPGVFAAGDVTSHPVKQVGTAVGQGITAALEAYGYIRRPYYRK; encoded by the coding sequence ATGGATACTTGGGATGTCATTATCATTGGCGGTGGCGCGGCAGGCTGCGCAGCCGGCATTTACGCTGTCCGAAGCGGACTAAAAGCGCTCATCCTTGAAGAGAAACTTCCTGGAGGCGCCATTTCTGACTCACCTAAAGTGGAAAACTACCCGGGGTTCCCCGAGATAAGCGGATATGACCTTTCCGAGAAGATGGTGACGCATGCAAAAAAACTCGGAGCCGTCTTCCATGAACTCGAAGCCGTAACCAGCATGGATTTTCAAGGAGAAGTCAAAACCGTAACCACCACAACAGCGGCTTACCAAACAAAAGCCGTCATAATTGCCCAAGGTTCCCATTACAGAGAACTCGGCGCCAAAGGCGAAAAAGAGTTCCGCGGTAGAGGCGTCAGCTATTGTGGCGTCTGCGATGGTCCCTTCTTTAAAGGCAAACATGTCGTGGTGGTGGGCGGCGGAAACTCTGCATGTATCACTTCTTTGTATCTTTCGGGGTTAGCTGCACAAGTCACCGTTGTTCATCGGCGTGAGGCTTTCCGGGCTGAAGAATCCCTCGTCAAAGACCTACTCAGTAAACCCAATGTAAAGGTACTGTGGAATACCGAAATCCAAGAAATCAAAGGTGAAAAAGTAGTCAAAGCCGTAACCCTACTTGACAATAAGACTCAACAAACCAGTGAGCTTGAGACCAACGCGGTGTTTGTGCAGGTCGGCGAAGCCCCCAACAGCAAAGTCGCCGCGGCAGCGGGAGTAGCAACCGATGAACATGGCTACATCAAAATCGACTTGCGCCAACAGACCAATTTGCCTGGCGTTTTCGCAGCTGGCGACGTTACAAGCCACCCTGTGAAGCAGGTGGGAACAGCGGTTGGGCAGGGTATCACTGCGGCGCTGGAAGCATACGGTTACATTCGGCGACCCTACTACAGAAAATAG